Proteins encoded in a region of the Elizabethkingia bruuniana genome:
- a CDS encoding phosphatase PAP2 family protein has translation MKNSMVEKLSSFISNLFNPVFSFLFFLLYYAFNTMENGEAWLFIGKAVLIFAVPILGYIYYNVKKGKFTNMDVSNRKQRNSLYYYIIALLLLFIIVNLITGKTIPAAFYFLTGLLCVMMLSNFWIKSSMHTALNFFVAALFYQLSPTLGFIWGGLTVVIAITRLILKRHTLSEVFSGAVIGIIFSIAFVYWN, from the coding sequence ATGAAAAACTCTATGGTCGAAAAACTTTCTTCTTTTATTTCCAACTTGTTTAACCCTGTATTTTCGTTTTTATTCTTTCTTTTATATTACGCATTCAATACCATGGAAAACGGAGAAGCATGGTTATTTATAGGGAAAGCTGTCCTCATCTTTGCAGTTCCTATATTAGGATATATTTATTATAATGTAAAGAAAGGAAAGTTTACGAATATGGATGTTTCCAACAGAAAACAAAGAAATAGTCTATACTACTATATCATCGCTTTATTACTGTTATTTATTATAGTAAACCTTATTACAGGCAAAACTATACCTGCAGCTTTTTATTTCCTTACAGGACTCTTATGTGTAATGATGCTGAGTAACTTCTGGATTAAAAGTTCTATGCATACGGCTCTTAATTTCTTTGTCGCGGCACTTTTTTACCAGCTTTCACCAACTTTAGGATTTATCTGGGGCGGACTTACTGTAGTCATTGCTATCACGCGCCTTATCCTGAAAAGACATACGCTGAGCGAGGTATTTTCAGGTGCTGTTATCGGAATAATCTTTTCCATAGCTTTTGTTTATTGGAATTAA
- the recQ gene encoding DNA helicase RecQ: MNTKSANIAESLKKYFGFTTFKGYQEQIISTLLEGNDVFVLMPTGGGKSLCYQLPALMSEGTAIVVSPLIALMKNQVDAVNGLSSEEGVAHVLNSSLNKTQTKTVMDDIRNGRTKLLYVAPESLIKEEYIDFFKEVPISFFAIDEAHCISEWGHDFRPEYRNLKSIIDKIADVPVIALTATATPKVQDDIQKTLGMTNALVYKESFNRPNLFYEVRPKVNIDKEIVKFIKAQNGKSGIVYCLSRRKVEEFAQLLQVNGLNALPYHAGLDAKTRVTNQDKFLMEEVDVIVATIAFGMGIDKPDVRFVIHYDIPKSLESYYQETGRAGRDGGEGHCIAFYDPKDIEKLEKFLAQKPVSEREIGLQLLNEVVGYVETSMSRRQYLLYYFGEKFDPVNGAGAKMCDNSVNPPVLKDASEDLTKILSLVNDLGQKFRAKDLVAVIAGKENAVTKSYKLENNHHFGSGKDKEDNYWKSIIRQAVVQDFLLKDIETYGVLKLTKKGLDCIDGKLKSKFEIAEDRVYNLAETAKISSEVTLGNTARGLDDKLFSLLKEVRKKVAQKNNIPPYTVFQDPSLEDMTVQYPISIDEISKIYGVGEGKAKKFGKEFADFIKKYVEENDIDRPDDMVLKQVANKSSHKVFIIQNTDKKIDLEDIAKAKNLTMDELLSEMESIVYQGTKLNIDYYIDENFDEDIVEGFMEFMMESESDSMKTLCTEFSDELSDEEIRMLRIKFISDVAN, encoded by the coding sequence ATGAATACAAAATCTGCGAACATAGCGGAGTCATTGAAAAAGTATTTTGGCTTTACAACATTCAAAGGGTATCAGGAACAAATTATTTCCACACTATTAGAAGGAAATGATGTTTTTGTCTTGATGCCAACGGGTGGAGGTAAATCATTATGCTACCAGTTGCCGGCATTAATGAGCGAGGGAACAGCTATTGTGGTATCACCATTAATAGCATTAATGAAAAATCAGGTAGATGCGGTTAACGGGCTTTCTTCTGAAGAGGGAGTAGCACACGTTCTTAATTCTTCGTTGAACAAAACTCAGACGAAAACCGTGATGGATGATATCCGGAACGGAAGGACAAAGCTGCTTTATGTAGCTCCGGAATCGTTGATTAAAGAAGAATATATAGATTTCTTTAAAGAGGTTCCTATTTCGTTTTTTGCAATAGACGAGGCGCACTGTATTTCAGAATGGGGACATGATTTCCGTCCTGAATACAGAAATTTAAAAAGTATTATCGATAAAATTGCGGATGTTCCTGTTATTGCACTAACGGCTACAGCAACTCCGAAAGTTCAGGATGATATTCAGAAAACACTTGGTATGACGAATGCTCTTGTATATAAAGAGTCTTTCAACAGACCCAACTTATTTTATGAAGTACGCCCGAAAGTAAACATTGATAAAGAGATTGTTAAGTTTATCAAGGCCCAAAATGGTAAATCAGGGATTGTTTACTGTCTCAGCAGAAGAAAAGTAGAAGAATTTGCACAGCTGCTTCAGGTAAACGGCCTTAATGCATTACCGTATCATGCTGGTTTAGATGCAAAAACACGTGTCACCAATCAGGATAAATTCCTGATGGAAGAGGTAGATGTTATTGTAGCAACTATAGCATTCGGGATGGGAATTGACAAGCCGGATGTAAGATTTGTAATTCATTATGATATACCAAAAAGTTTAGAAAGTTATTATCAGGAAACTGGACGTGCCGGAAGAGACGGAGGAGAAGGACATTGTATTGCTTTCTACGATCCGAAGGACATTGAAAAACTTGAAAAGTTTTTGGCTCAGAAACCAGTTTCGGAAAGAGAGATTGGGTTACAGCTGCTTAATGAAGTAGTGGGATATGTTGAAACATCCATGAGCCGTCGCCAGTACCTGCTGTATTATTTTGGTGAAAAGTTTGATCCGGTAAATGGAGCTGGTGCCAAGATGTGTGATAATTCAGTAAATCCGCCTGTATTAAAAGATGCAAGTGAAGATTTGACGAAAATTCTGAGCCTTGTAAATGATCTTGGACAAAAATTCAGAGCAAAAGATTTGGTCGCTGTAATTGCAGGTAAAGAAAATGCCGTAACCAAGTCGTATAAACTTGAAAACAATCACCACTTTGGAAGCGGTAAAGATAAGGAGGATAATTACTGGAAATCTATTATCCGACAGGCTGTAGTTCAGGATTTTTTATTAAAAGATATTGAAACCTACGGTGTACTAAAGCTTACGAAAAAGGGATTAGATTGTATCGACGGTAAACTGAAATCGAAATTTGAAATAGCAGAAGACAGAGTATATAATCTGGCAGAAACTGCTAAAATATCTTCCGAAGTTACATTAGGAAATACAGCACGCGGACTGGACGATAAATTGTTTAGCTTACTAAAAGAGGTAAGGAAAAAAGTAGCCCAGAAAAATAATATTCCGCCATATACAGTATTCCAGGATCCAAGTTTGGAGGATATGACAGTACAATATCCTATTAGTATAGACGAGATTTCTAAGATATATGGAGTAGGAGAAGGTAAGGCTAAGAAATTCGGAAAGGAATTTGCGGATTTCATAAAAAAATATGTTGAGGAAAACGATATCGACCGTCCGGATGATATGGTACTAAAGCAGGTAGCAAATAAATCCAGCCATAAGGTTTTTATTATTCAGAATACGGATAAGAAAATTGATTTGGAGGATATTGCTAAAGCTAAAAATCTGACAATGGACGAATTGCTTTCCGAAATGGAGAGTATCGTTTATCAGGGAACGAAACTAAATATCGATTATTATATCGACGAGAATTTTGATGAGGATATCGTAGAAGGGTTTATGGAATTTATGATGGAGTCTGAGAGCGATAGTATGAAGACTTTATGCACTGAATTTTCTGACGAACTTTCCGACGAGGAAATCCGAATGCTGCGTATAAAATTTATTAGCGATGTAGCGAACTAA
- a CDS encoding RNA recognition motif domain-containing protein, with protein MNIFISNINYSVKESQLEELFASYGAIQSAKIIMDRETGRSRGFGFVEMPNNDEANTAIESLNGALFQGKNLNVSEARPKEEKPRRSFNNNRY; from the coding sequence ATGAACATTTTTATTTCAAACATTAACTATTCAGTTAAGGAATCTCAATTAGAAGAACTTTTTGCTTCATATGGTGCTATTCAGTCTGCTAAAATTATCATGGACAGAGAGACTGGTCGTTCTCGTGGTTTTGGTTTTGTTGAAATGCCAAACAATGACGAAGCTAACACAGCTATTGAATCTTTAAACGGAGCTTTATTTCAAGGTAAAAACCTTAACGTTTCTGAAGCTAGACCTAAAGAAGAAAAACCTAGAAGATCATTTAATAATAATAGATACTAG
- a CDS encoding KpsF/GutQ family sugar-phosphate isomerase encodes MKTEEILSLARKTFSIEIQELEKTKNSLNENFIQAVEKIYETKGKLVVVGIGKSAHVANKIVATLNSTGTPTQFLHAAEAIHGDLGLLAKEDVVLCISNSGNSPEIASLAPFLKNYSSCLIGMTGNLNSKLAESSDIIISSAVEQEACPNQLAPTSSTTVQMALGDALAICLMELRDFKDTDFAKYHPGGSLGKNLTATVAQFLSDNKPEVHENANIREIIISISASKHGITVVTSGNDIIGVITDGDLRRMLMQNEDVSGITAQQIMSKNPKTIDKNSLAKNAMEILKSNNIGQLVVTENGTYSGIIDIHKLLDEGII; translated from the coding sequence TTGAAAACCGAAGAAATTCTAAGCCTTGCTCGAAAGACCTTTTCCATAGAGATTCAGGAGCTGGAAAAGACAAAAAATTCACTAAATGAAAATTTTATTCAGGCTGTTGAAAAAATTTATGAAACCAAAGGCAAGCTTGTCGTTGTAGGCATTGGCAAAAGTGCTCACGTTGCCAACAAGATAGTGGCAACTTTAAATTCCACAGGCACTCCCACTCAGTTTCTGCACGCTGCCGAAGCAATACATGGAGACCTTGGTTTATTAGCTAAAGAAGATGTTGTTTTATGCATATCAAATTCCGGAAATTCTCCCGAAATTGCATCTTTGGCTCCTTTCCTGAAAAACTATTCTTCATGCCTTATTGGTATGACTGGAAATCTAAACAGTAAGCTAGCCGAATCTTCGGATATTATCATTAGTTCTGCCGTTGAGCAGGAAGCCTGTCCTAATCAGCTGGCTCCTACCAGCAGCACTACTGTACAGATGGCGCTGGGAGATGCTTTAGCAATCTGCCTGATGGAGCTAAGAGACTTTAAGGATACTGATTTTGCTAAATACCACCCTGGCGGATCATTGGGCAAGAACCTTACAGCTACAGTTGCTCAGTTCCTTTCGGATAACAAGCCAGAAGTGCATGAGAACGCCAATATCCGGGAGATCATTATTTCTATCAGTGCTTCCAAACACGGAATTACTGTGGTTACCAGCGGGAATGATATAATTGGTGTAATTACGGATGGAGATTTACGCAGAATGCTGATGCAGAACGAAGATGTTTCTGGTATTACAGCTCAGCAAATTATGAGCAAAAATCCGAAAACTATTGACAAAAATTCTCTGGCAAAAAATGCCATGGAAATTTTAAAATCCAACAATATTGGTCAACTTGTCGTAACAGAAAACGGAACTTATTCCGGAATTATCGACATTCATAAATTATTAGACGAAGGTATTATTTAA
- the tatC gene encoding twin-arginine translocase subunit TatC, which translates to MSETKEKEMSFLGHIGELRGHLIRSILAIAIGGFAIGFNINWVMDHILFGPTKPDFLTFKVVNHFSQMIFGHDTIDLPEKFPIQVRRLFEQFNVMMAVSIVGGIMIAFPYIVWELWKFISPGLHENERKNSIFVINSTWLMFMLGALSGYFLVMPFVINFGYFFHISDTIRVDIDLSSYITIFLQVVLGMAVIFLFPIVVYMLTSIGILTPKFLTTYRRHAIVVIMVVAAIITPADVLSMMAAALPLLVLYEISIFMSRLMEKRMKKRAKNKETPETNLPKIEN; encoded by the coding sequence ATGAGCGAAACTAAAGAAAAAGAGATGTCCTTCTTGGGACATATTGGCGAATTAAGAGGACATTTAATACGTTCCATCCTGGCTATTGCTATTGGCGGTTTTGCTATTGGGTTCAATATTAATTGGGTTATGGATCATATCTTATTTGGTCCTACAAAACCAGATTTTTTAACCTTTAAAGTGGTGAACCATTTCTCACAAATGATATTCGGACATGATACAATTGATCTACCAGAAAAATTTCCAATTCAGGTAAGAAGATTATTTGAACAGTTCAATGTAATGATGGCCGTTTCTATTGTTGGAGGTATTATGATTGCATTCCCTTATATCGTATGGGAATTGTGGAAATTCATCAGCCCTGGCTTACATGAAAACGAAAGAAAAAACTCAATTTTTGTAATCAACAGTACATGGTTAATGTTCATGCTCGGGGCACTTAGCGGATATTTTCTGGTAATGCCTTTTGTAATCAACTTCGGTTATTTCTTTCATATTTCAGATACAATTCGGGTAGACATTGACCTTTCCAGTTATATTACGATTTTCTTGCAGGTAGTTTTAGGAATGGCGGTTATTTTCCTTTTCCCAATTGTTGTATATATGCTTACATCCATCGGAATTCTTACACCTAAATTCTTAACTACATACAGAAGACATGCAATTGTGGTTATTATGGTTGTTGCAGCTATTATTACACCTGCCGACGTATTGAGTATGATGGCAGCAGCTTTACCTCTGCTTGTTCTATATGAAATAAGTATATTTATGTCCAGACTTATGGAGAAGAGAATGAAGAAAAGAGCAAAGAATAAAGAAACTCCGGAAACCAATCTCCCTAAGATAGAAAACTAA
- a CDS encoding BlaI/MecI/CopY family transcriptional regulator, producing MKSLTPAEETLMHALWTIERGFLKDIMEAYPEPRPHHNTVATVLKILVEKGFLKVKPFGRLHRYEVKVSKEQYYQQLLRLFIEEYYHASPELLLAEMIRLELLTDQHLKPYTTSVIAEPVSVKEEETKKAKPEKEKKKKKEKSKKKKAEKKSVE from the coding sequence ATGAAGAGCCTTACTCCGGCAGAGGAAACGCTAATGCATGCGTTATGGACAATAGAAAGAGGGTTTCTTAAGGATATTATGGAAGCATATCCGGAGCCTAGACCACATCACAATACAGTAGCAACAGTATTGAAAATATTGGTTGAAAAAGGATTTTTGAAAGTAAAACCTTTTGGTAGGCTTCACCGTTATGAAGTAAAAGTTTCTAAGGAACAATACTACCAGCAGCTGCTAAGATTGTTTATAGAAGAATATTACCATGCATCTCCTGAACTTTTACTAGCCGAAATGATCAGACTAGAGCTTTTAACTGATCAGCATCTAAAACCTTATACTACAAGCGTTATTGCTGAGCCTGTTTCTGTAAAAGAGGAAGAAACTAAAAAAGCAAAACCAGAGAAAGAAAAGAAAAAGAAGAAAGAGAAATCTAAAAAGAAAAAAGCTGAGAAGAAATCAGTGGAATAA
- a CDS encoding glycosyltransferase, which yields MKLIEIMFILPDLRPDQEEYTVSMLLKYLPRDVFRPSVLLLNKGKHYYNLNTLREYVEVIDLQVGKIRNSLTVILRQIKKRNPDIVFCNAKELNVYFAYFSYFFPHTKFITKMTEGFSRQLFRRSLRFFYRFYNNYDKIIIPSEDTRNDLIQTFKIEPRKLAKIHNSVDFDQMDHKFSDVRKPHFFDDEYKNIVTMGDSSSTEGFEHLLQVFKHLENEKVRLHILTDEISEEKIQQAKNNLNLDNVIFHSTMSNSYACVKYSDLFILSSKCDDSVNTLLEAGCCGTYVLADSKLNGLSEIIQSKVSGEMLNIEKHESFAKQILESLYSDKSPELIRYSMESRFSKENILKQYFDILEETYNIR from the coding sequence ATGAAACTTATTGAAATTATGTTTATTCTTCCTGATCTCAGACCAGATCAGGAGGAATATACTGTTTCAATGTTACTGAAGTATTTACCAAGAGATGTCTTTCGTCCCTCTGTTCTATTACTAAATAAAGGAAAACATTATTATAACCTGAATACACTTAGGGAGTATGTAGAGGTTATTGATTTGCAGGTAGGGAAAATCAGAAATTCTTTAACTGTTATTCTTAGGCAGATTAAAAAGCGAAATCCGGATATAGTTTTCTGTAATGCAAAAGAACTGAATGTTTATTTTGCCTACTTTTCTTACTTCTTCCCACATACAAAGTTTATCACAAAAATGACTGAAGGGTTCTCCAGGCAATTGTTCAGGAGGAGTCTGCGTTTTTTCTACAGATTTTATAATAATTATGATAAGATTATTATACCCTCAGAGGATACGCGTAACGATCTTATTCAGACCTTTAAAATTGAGCCCCGTAAGCTTGCAAAAATTCATAATTCTGTAGATTTTGATCAGATGGATCATAAATTCTCTGATGTCCGGAAACCTCATTTTTTTGACGATGAATACAAGAATATTGTTACAATGGGGGATTCTTCATCTACAGAAGGATTCGAGCATTTGTTACAGGTATTTAAACATCTCGAAAATGAAAAGGTGAGACTACATATATTAACAGATGAAATAAGTGAAGAAAAAATTCAGCAGGCAAAAAATAATCTGAATCTGGATAATGTGATTTTTCATAGCACAATGAGTAATTCTTATGCCTGTGTCAAATATTCAGATTTATTTATCCTTTCATCTAAATGTGATGATTCAGTAAATACATTATTGGAAGCCGGATGTTGTGGTACTTATGTTTTAGCAGATAGTAAATTAAACGGTCTTTCAGAAATTATTCAGTCAAAAGTAAGCGGTGAAATGTTAAATATTGAAAAACATGAAAGCTTTGCGAAACAAATTTTGGAATCACTGTATAGTGATAAATCTCCTGAATTAATAAGGTATTCCATGGAAAGTAGGTTTTCCAAAGAAAATATTTTAAAACAATATTTTGATATTTTGGAAGAAACGTATAATATTCGATAA